The following nucleotide sequence is from Malania oleifera isolate guangnan ecotype guangnan chromosome 4, ASM2987363v1, whole genome shotgun sequence.
tgttttcaggtctttCGAATAACTGAAACTTgcgtcctagtgttgggagcgtGGTGGTTGATTTACTGCGTAGTGTACTTGTGTAAGTATTTGGACTGTAACAAGGTTGTCGTTTTGGATATTGTTGGCACCCTGGGTTATGTATTGTATTATAGAGTTTACACtctatttgtatagactctggtaaagtactatgtatgtatggaatgaattttttcgctgcgtatatgtcgtGTATATGAATgagtatagggtgtacgggaaccccacggtaTCAGATCCTCATTtattatagtatcatgtgtgtattgtatgatacagggagaggttaggttactacatcacaccctgggtcccattgtcGAGTTCGGGGCGTGAGAATAGTAACTAATTTTGAGTAATACTAATGCATGTTTAATTATCTATCAAGAACTCAAAAGTTTGATAGAATGACGAGAAAGAGTAATATTTGTTGTTAGATTCTGTAAGTCTGAAACTTGAATTTTACTCTCAATTTATTTACAAGATGAGGTTTAGGCATGGTACTATTTGGCTTGTTACCAAACACTCCAAATCCAAGGCGCAATGGTACCAATACCTTTTCCAACAAATTAGATTCAACCCCAATATTTTATTCCAAAGTTTTACTATTATTAATTCAACATCTCTAATACTTTAAAGGGAAATTTTCATTTGGTgtcatctttcaaaaattttaaatttatcctTATAACTATCAATGATTATTCCAAAATACTCTTTAGCCTACCTACAATTACCTCAAAATACtcttataattatgtcaaatgtatccctataactactcataattatctcaaaataccCTTATAAATATCTACAACTATCCAAAATACtcttatactatttaattttttgttattttctttataatttctcaaaagtttaaaaaaaagaaagaaagccTAGAGCACGCATATAGTGTGTGCCCAGGACTAGTATAAACAAAGGATTTGACTTTCTCAATAAATTATAGAATACATAATATTTTGCTCCATAGGCCAATTGGGACAATTGAAGACATAATATTTTGGCATAATCATTTTATTACTCATTAAATTCATGTGGTAAATGACATAGATTAGCACAATGATAATTCGATTCACGGAATTAACCAAATAACTATTACATTAATTCAGTTCGATTTGATAATCAGTATAATACCTTATTCAATTCGGTTCATTATGCATTTTTCATTAATCAAatatttttggttaattcggttaatatATTGAATTAATCATACTGTCTGAATGCGCCCCCTattttaaatgttaaaaaaataattctattataaattaaaataaaattgttaaaaatactttttttttcaaaattttttttaaatgtatagacatttttattttaaattttaaattttaggtATTCAAGTTAGTTTTAAATTTTCACAACCCCGTAACCTATTAAAAAAAAACTGCCTACACAATCTTTTCCTGATAATAGAAAAACCCGGAAAAAGATAAACtgcaaaataaatcaataaataaataaatttatataaaaaataaaagtaaaaaaaaaaaactaagtcgCCGATCACCGTCCTTCCCCTGCCTGCCTCGGCTCTCGCAAAAGCGGTCTCTTTCTCAGATTacagcagagagagagagagagagagagagagagattcagcGGAGCAGAGAAGAAGCTATTTCACCGGTAAAAGCTCTTTCGGCTCATGTCTTCATAGTTATGTGTAGGGCTTACTGTTTTAGGGTTGTTTTGGATTTGGGGGCGGGTGGTTGATTTGATGGTTGCATTAGTGAGATTCGTAATGAACGACCTTTTTGTTTGTTTGGAGTTAAAATAATTAATGAGTCGTTGTTATTTGTTTGTTTCTTTGTGGATTGATTGATTCGGATTTTGCATAATGGAGAATGGCTCGAACTGAATCTCCATCATTGGTTTGTGAATTGTGAGGGTTCTTTTGATGCCCCGATTATGCCAATTTTGATATGAGTCGGAGCCATTGATGTTCACCGTGTTCATAGTTTTGAATTTAGGTTATCTGTGAATCTGTTTGTGCATTGTTTGCGGGTAGCTACCCTTCACACGCAGCCTAGTGGTGGTGGCGAGTGCTCCGGCCGACTGCCAACTTCCACATCCTGATTTCGATTATTTATCGAATCAAATCTGAACTTCGTGGCTGTAGTTGCTGTGTTGGATATCATGGAGCTAGCAACCACTTGGCGAGTTCTAGGGCTAACTGTCAACTCGCATGGCCTGAGTTCGATTCTGAACCGAATCAATGCTGAACTTTTGTGGCTGGAGTTGCTGTGTCAGATGTCATGGAGGTAGTAAGTCAATGAACCCGCCCGGTATTAAAATAATGTTTGCTGGGAATTGGTGTGCTTAAATAGATAGCATGCACGGTTAAAACGTGCTGAAAAAGGGAAGGAACTCGAAAATGGATATGATTTTTGAAACACTGTTTTCAACTAATAGCAAAGTGCATTATGCGAGATCTCACTAATTGAATCTTGCCTTGTGTGAGGCTAAAGGAAAATTAGTCTAGGTTTTAGTCTCTGGGATTAATTTTTAGAGCCTAATAAGTTGACATAAATACAATCAATGAGAGAGCTAAACATTTccgttttctttttttcttactAAGGGGCGAGTAGAAGcaccatattatatatatatatatatataatccaaaATATTATTGACTCAAGTACAATTTTCTCCAAGAAGAGATAAGCAGAATAAAAtatctcctctttttttttttttcattttgggtGGGGGGGAGgtggggtttgaaaatcaagatttCTCCAAGAATAGATGTATTGTCTGGTTAAAGCTTGTGCTACTCTTTTCAGATGCTATAGTTAACAAAGAGTAAGttttatattacaaaattatgatacaaaatttttttaaaaaaaaaaacttgttttcatTGTGTGAAGAAAATGATTTATTTTCGTTCCAACATTGTtgaactagaaatttattcatcaTGCTTAGTTTCTGGAAAATAGGATCCCTCACTTTTAGGGGTTTGACTTGGCTAAATGCTCTTACCCAGTGTACATTAAAAGACTATACTGTTTGTTAACATAAGCACACAGAGATGGACGTCCCagtaagtaaataattacaaatttacaataattaacTCCTTGACTATTGTTGTCTTCTTGAATGCCACTGCTGCTTTAGTCTTCAATTCTATGGTCTTCTTGAATGCCACTGCTGCCTTAGTCTTCAATTCTATCTTCTTCTTGCTTTTTTTAACTGGCATAAGGTAAGAATCGATCTATTAGCACACGGAAATACATAAAGGGCAGAACAACCAAAGCAGCAGCTTCCTAAAACAGACCAGGAAGCAGCAACCAAAACAAAAACCGGACAGTTAGTCAAAAGAGACTTAGCTTAAATTTCACTTCCTGCACTATTTTCAGAACCACCTCTTCAGGATTTACAGGATTTTGAGCATATAGCATAGAGTTTCTTGCTCTCCAGGTAAAATATATGGTTGCAACCCAAACCAATATGCTTCTGTCTTCCTCTTTCCCCATTTCAAGAGCCGAAACCCTCCTGAGCTCCTCATTCTCGGATCTGAATCTCCTAGGTTTATTCAGAGCAGTACAAGAAGCTTCATAGATACCTTTAGTAGCTTCACAATTGAAAGAGCAGATGATTTCTGTCGTCAACTAGACCATTGCTGGTATAGCTTTTCAGCCCCTTTCAAAATTTTTTCGAGAGTAGGGAGCCTATTCAAAATTGCTAGCAGAATGATAAAAGCATGCTTAGGAATATGGTTCTTAAACCAGACAGTGTTAGATTATGTGACTACATTATTCTTACCCCTTATGTAGTTCCATGCTGAATTGGAAGTGAATTCCCCTGAAGTAGATAACTGCCAAATACTGAGGTCATCCTTTCTGGAATCATAGTTAAGCTTATTTTTTTTGTGGCCAGCATTTTTGGATAGTCTTCTAGGCCAATTCCACCCTCCATTTGCCCATAAATCAGCTACTTTTGCCCCCGTGGAGATTCCCCAGCTCCTAATGTAGGTGAGAATTGAAAGCAAGATTAAGAAGAGATAGATCCCACTGATTATCATAGAAGAAGAAGCATTTTTTACCATTTCCTACTTCATTTCTATCATTAGTGTTTTTATtcctattatttttatttgtgttgTAGTGCTGATCATTGGATTGCTAGGTGTTGGCTTACTTTTTGCAGGCTTCATGAACTGTACAACATCCTGGCATAAGGGATTTAGTTGCATACTTTAGCTGGTTGGGCAGCTTATACAAGAATGGCCGATGGATTCTCAAGTTTTTGGGGTCCTGTCACTTCCACAACTGATTCGTGTGAGAAGAATTATGCCTACTCTACTTATATTGCAGAATTTTGCAACACTATATCCAACATACCAGGCATTCTTTTGGCACTCATTGGCCTTATAAATGCACTAAGACAGCGGTTTGAGAAGAGATTTAGCGTTCTTCACATATCTAATATGATACTTGCTATTGGAAGCATGTTATTCCATGCCACGTTGCAACAAATGTAAGTACTATCCTCGACTATGCCATCTTCTGTGGTGTTTTTTCGTTTGACTACTGTCTCATCTCATTGCTTCTTTTGGCTCTTGGGAAGGTAATTGAAGTTTAATTGACTCCTTGTTCTCTAGCTTCTGTGTTTTGTCCTTCTCTCtcaataattttatatatatatatatataagattgaCAATTTTGTTAATGTTAAtatctttgattttttttaaaatgttttttgaGGACCACTTTTGTTGAAATTGAATTTTCATTCATCTTTTTAATGTATTTTACTTGTTAAGTCTATTTTATTTTTGCCATCTAGCTAGCTTTTATAGAGTGGAGCTTAGGGCTTGGAGTTGAATTAACGTAAATATGCATGTCATTTTattgatatattgtatgatgtAATGTAAAAATATGTATGTATCAGATAATGTAGCATTTTATTTGCGCATCAGAAAACTTAGAATGAAGTGTGTGCACACTATCTTTCCTGGAGGTTTGTATGAGAACTGAAAGAGCGGTGGGCTTTTTAGGGGATAAAAATTGTAAGTATGTTCATGTCAATTATTAATGGATTGATAATAATATAGTTTCAGTTGTTAATATACTATGTATGATATTCATAAGCCTTAAACATTAGGCGTTGAgtttctattgttgttatttgGTCTCCAAGCTGCATTATTTTTTTTGTAGAgtgttcttagtgatgccatttccACATTGGTTGTTATTGGCGTTAGAATGACGATCATTATAATTAATTTGAGTAATTTCTTAATTTTGCCCTCCTGACAGTTCATTTGATCATGGAGAATTTATCTATATGCATACATCAGTGGAATTTCAAATACACGTGCTGAGACTGGATTTAAGGAGTGTGTGTGGCTGAAAATAATTTAGGTTTACCCCTCCCTCCTTATAGTGCTTGTGTGTAAGTGCACACGTTTTATGTGCCTGCGCATGCATGTGTGTTTGGTGGATGCCCAAAGTTAATTGAAAACAAAGCAGAGATTAGTAGAGGGTAGTAGCAGATACATATATAGTAACAAAAATTGAAATGGAGGAAGTAACGGGGAGTAATGAAGAGAGGAGTCATGACAGTCCAGTAATAATAACCATTTTAGAGTAAGCAACGAAAACAGCCCATCTTAGGCaaatgagaatggtggcaagAGTGCAGTGAGAATGATGGAAATTTACAAAAGAATCCCTGAGATCCGAAGCTCTTAAAATAGGCATCAAATATTTGTAGGCAATTGAATGCAAATGAAACAGCTTGAGAGTACGAAACAAGCATGTGATTTATGCTAGTAAAAAAAGCATGTGATATATGGAATGCTGGTTGTTCTGGTATACACACTAATTGTAGAAATTCTAGTGACCTATATTGATGTGAGTTGGACGACTCACTATTCTTGCTTTGTGCTATAAATGTAACCTAGAATGTGGAATGTTCTGGTTCGTGGAATAGGCACGGGATCGCGGTACgacacatgctctaaaatgtggaacaTTAAGGGTATACTTAATTAGATATATCAAAGAAAAAAAGTGTAATGACGCTTGTATAGTTTGGAGAGGATGTTGAGCTGTTTCTAAATCTAGAAAAGATTTTCTGTTGTGCAATTGATTAATAATGACAGAAATAGAATTAAAATGTCATGATTCCCCACTTTTACCTAATAAAAGTTATGTCATGTAAagatattgaattaaaactttggatCACTGGATTTAGTGATGTACCACTTTTTGGAACTTTCATACCAATACATGGTCTGCTCAGTTGTTAGCATTTTCTGGTAACTATGTGCTATACAATCCTGAGAGAAACCTGTTCAAAAATTTGCACATGTAAACTAAGGTTTTATCAGATGGATAGCTAGGCAACAGGGTAGAATAATGAACAATGTGTCTGTAGGAACATAGATCTGGTACTTATTCAAGAGCAAGATGAGAGACAATTGGCTAAATGGTTTGATAATCTATGCTAAACAATTTAATTCGTCAAATTGATGGGACTATGTGAAAAAGATTGATGTAGAAAGAGAGCTGATTGATGCTGAGAGAGACGACATTTTggtatatgattgtatatttgCATATGAGGTTTGAACCTGGATGCAGAGGAAAAGATCAAATGGATTCATCTGGCTGCCATAAATAGTTGTGATTGTGCTGCATTTTTGATTAGTTGGCTGCTGAATATAAGTGGTTTAGGTTTTGATGAGATTAGGTGGCAATGTAGGAGATTAATAGAGAACAGTGGGAATAGATGATGCACGTTACAGAATACTGCAAGATAGTCTAGTAGATGTACTGTTATTAGTTAATGTTAAAAGATGCCTCAACAGCACCTGGACCTTTAATATTAGGCATGTACATggaaatttttcatattttcttcaagttttaacAGTCCTGTCAACTTGCCGAATTGTGGAGTACCTCAAGACTACTGTAAGGATTTCAGACAGCTTTTATTTCCTCTGAGATAGTTGTGCTCACTGGGAACCCTTTTCAGTAGGAGCTGCTCCATAGGTTTCCTTCTAACATTTCCAAGTCTTTATCAAGGGTTTATAAACAAGGCTTGATTGACCACATTATGTTTTAGGCCATGTTGCATTTGGCATGAATTGTCTGAGTTATCTGAAGCTTCATAAGAAGGGAATTGTCATTTGTCCCGTCCTTTCAGGACCCAGAATCTTCATGCCTGTGCATACCTTACTATATGATAGAACCTGAATGCCAAACTGAATTATATCCCCTCTCTGAGATAAAGGATCTAAGGTTGGAAATTATCAAAGTATAGAGCAACACTAAACTCTGTTTAGGTTATTTTGTCTTCTAATGAGCAGTCTCTGGTTGCACTTAAATGAGAAGCTAGCGCCTTTTTTTACTGCTGTACTTGCAGAAACTACCCTGCGTTACTTGCACTAAAACTTTTTCTTAGGTCAACCCAATAATtctactagttttttttttttattgcctCAGAAAGAAtgctataatttttttcttttgaatgtTGTGAAGATATCATTATACTAGTTCAGGGCGTGCCATAAACATTTAGCTAAGACAATGCAGAAGTGTCGTCTCTCAAACTGCTAAATTTTTTAACAGATGGGAATTCATGGCCTTCCCTATGTAGTCTTTCATGGTTAATGAACTGTGACACTTGTTTCTTGGTCAGTCTGGTTAATTTTTGCATGATATTCTTCATTTGTTTACTGCTGCAACACATGAGATTGAATGCCCATCATATATGCAAGGAAATCTGTGGTCTGGAAATTATTTTTTGCAGTACCATGAGGAGCACGCTTATTTTTTACAGTaacttttcttcttttgttttctgattccaaaatttttttaagattATTTCTGAAACTTATTTTCAGGCTACAACAAGGTGATGAAACTCCAATGGTTTGGGAAATGCTTCTTTACATCTACATCCTCTACTCACCAGACTGGCACTATCGTAGTACAATGCCCACTTTTCTCTTCCTGTATGGCGCAGCTTTTGCCATTGTCCACTCGCAGGTCCGTTTTGGCATTGGTTTCAAGTTGCACTATGTGATCCTTTGCCTCCTCTGTATCCCCAGAATGTACAAGTACTATATCCACACACAAGATGTCTCTGCCAAGCAACTTGCAAAGCTTTACATAGCTACACTTTTCTTTGGTACATTGTGCTGGCTCTGTGATCGTGTTTTCTGCAAGGAAATATCCCAGTGGCCCATTAATCCACAAGGTCATTCCTTGTGGCATCTCCTCATGGGCTTTAATTCTTATTTTGCCAACACTTTCTTGATGTTTTGTCGTGCTCAGCAATGGGGATGGGCTCCAAAGGTAGTCCATTTTATGGGGTTTTTACCTTATGTGAAGATTGAGAAACCAAAAACCCAGTGAAGAAGATACAGAGGAAGTGCTAGATGAATGGTTTTTTCTTTGTTCTTGGAGATATGCGAGAGGAGAGAAAGTCTTTTAACACATTTTTTATATTCATGGTTTAGCTGGAGATGAAATGACGATTGATCGAAGATCTCAAAATTTTCCTTGTACAAATAGAGGATGGTTGCTTTGTACCATATTTATTTGCTTTTGTTTTGACTATTGGGT
It contains:
- the LOC131153520 gene encoding alkaline ceramidase-like, producing MADGFSSFWGPVTSTTDSCEKNYAYSTYIAEFCNTISNIPGILLALIGLINALRQRFEKRFSVLHISNMILAIGSMLFHATLQQMLQQGDETPMVWEMLLYIYILYSPDWHYRSTMPTFLFLYGAAFAIVHSQVRFGIGFKLHYVILCLLCIPRMYKYYIHTQDVSAKQLAKLYIATLFFGTLCWLCDRVFCKEISQWPINPQGHSLWHLLMGFNSYFANTFLMFCRAQQWGWAPKVVHFMGFLPYVKIEKPKTQ